The following are encoded in a window of Sulfurimonas sp. C5 genomic DNA:
- a CDS encoding TolC family protein yields MKKVVSALLLPWFLSASNDPLSLSQALEILKNNNLEIKTATLEVKSAQEDIDKTTGLHWGKLDFTQDVARSNDAGNVFGFKLTSREATFGDFGFRDFSLTNPNILTVKPHDLNYPKDQNFFQSKLRYEVPLFTGFAISSYTKVMQEVKNIKTLDKDKVLNEKVFQLKKSYYDMALLESSIHNMETILSNINSLEKTTKTMIDVGYAKKVDLLEVKAKKGNVERLLVQMKANEELLYHYISFLLNEKVDKIELPAKEITEPYISKDMVLDRNLDIKQATTALELKKNMLDANEASYYPTVGAFAEVATADNTFLGNANDHKAYTVGARLTWNIFNGGIDSANIEKAKVEELKMHSQVELAKQGIALKLAKIRTEIKSVNQEIKSLKKELDLADAIYKNYEARYKEKLISMNDVIIKQSSQIEKILELLVAKNKRNEKIFELEKLANGEN; encoded by the coding sequence ATGAAAAAAGTTGTGAGTGCACTCCTTTTACCATGGTTTTTATCTGCATCTAATGATCCTTTGAGTTTGTCTCAGGCATTAGAAATATTAAAAAACAACAATTTAGAGATAAAAACTGCTACATTAGAGGTAAAAAGTGCTCAAGAAGATATTGACAAAACTACCGGCTTGCACTGGGGTAAGTTAGATTTCACACAAGACGTTGCCCGTTCAAACGATGCGGGAAATGTGTTTGGATTTAAACTTACATCTCGCGAAGCAACATTCGGTGATTTTGGTTTTCGTGATTTTAGTTTAACTAATCCAAATATCTTGACGGTAAAACCACACGATCTAAACTATCCAAAAGATCAAAACTTTTTTCAATCAAAACTTCGTTATGAAGTACCTTTATTTACAGGCTTTGCAATTTCAAGTTATACAAAAGTGATGCAAGAAGTAAAAAATATTAAAACTCTTGATAAAGACAAAGTACTCAACGAAAAAGTATTCCAATTAAAAAAGAGTTATTACGATATGGCTCTTCTTGAATCGTCAATTCATAATATGGAAACTATTTTATCAAATATCAATTCTTTAGAAAAAACGACGAAAACTATGATTGACGTAGGGTATGCCAAAAAAGTCGATCTTCTTGAAGTAAAAGCAAAAAAAGGAAATGTAGAAAGACTTCTTGTACAGATGAAAGCAAATGAAGAACTGCTTTACCATTACATCAGTTTTTTGCTTAATGAAAAAGTTGACAAAATTGAACTTCCTGCAAAAGAGATTACAGAACCGTATATTAGTAAAGATATGGTTTTAGACAGAAACTTAGATATTAAACAAGCAACAACTGCACTGGAGCTCAAAAAGAATATGTTAGATGCTAATGAAGCATCATACTATCCCACAGTTGGTGCTTTTGCAGAAGTAGCAACTGCCGACAATACTTTTTTAGGTAATGCAAATGATCACAAAGCTTATACTGTAGGTGCAAGACTCACGTGGAATATCTTTAACGGTGGTATTGACAGTGCGAACATAGAAAAAGCAAAAGTTGAAGAGTTAAAAATGCACTCACAAGTTGAACTTGCTAAACAAGGAATCGCACTAAAACTTGCTAAAATACGCACAGAAATTAAAAGTGTCAACCAAGAGATCAAATCTTTAAAAAAAGAATTAGATCTAGCAGATGCCATTTATAAAAACTATGAAGCAAGATATAAAGAAAAACTTATTTCTATGAACGATGTAATCATCAAACAATCATCTCAAATTGAAAAGATTTTAGAACTTTTGGTTGCTAAAAACAAAAGAAATGAAAAGATTTTTGAACTTGAAAAACTAGCAAACGGAGAAAACTAA
- a CDS encoding efflux RND transporter permease subunit, whose translation MQEHDVSNIKVSDYAGKLAKSFLYNPLTAILAVFLLAIGYISLEVMPREEDPQIALSGGSIVVAAPGLSPKEVEKIVVQPLEQKIREISGVEHIYSMSMENAAVINVMYYIGQNREASNLKLYDKVMQNMDLMPKEVMQPLVKPFDIDIDIPIVNIAFYQTNETLVYSDFLKTIQDLKIKIAQIDNVSKTDLKGEHKQQFNVDVDLNKLKGYHLSLGQIVQAIKAISIKAPNVNTNTKDKKLVVFGVQNVIENIEDVQNIIVAQYMGSPIYLKDVASVKDGINNNDKLSAKITLNDIEEKRSYSQITLTISKLAGSNAVFVADDVKALLTKYDEKLKTQGIGYTITRDYGQRANEAVNELVEHLIITIVIITVMLVFFLGYKESMIVMFTVPAILAATLFVAYLSGQTINRMTLFAFLLSLGLLVDAAIIVIENIHRHLHAHNSDHKDIDTLVVKATDEIGAPTNVATLAIILTMVPMAFVGGMMGAFMKPIPLNVPVALIASLIVAYIFTPYLSKKLLKIKDDGAHHPKENNKGSL comes from the coding sequence ATGCAAGAACATGATGTTAGCAATATAAAAGTTAGCGATTACGCAGGAAAACTTGCAAAATCATTTTTATATAACCCTCTTACAGCTATTTTAGCTGTATTTTTATTGGCAATCGGGTATATCTCTTTAGAAGTTATGCCTCGTGAAGAGGACCCTCAAATAGCTCTGAGTGGCGGTAGTATTGTTGTTGCAGCACCGGGACTTTCTCCAAAAGAGGTTGAAAAAATCGTCGTTCAACCATTAGAGCAAAAAATTCGTGAGATTAGCGGTGTTGAGCACATATACTCAATGAGTATGGAAAATGCTGCTGTCATCAATGTAATGTATTATATAGGACAAAACAGGGAAGCATCAAACCTAAAACTTTACGATAAAGTTATGCAAAATATGGATCTGATGCCAAAAGAGGTGATGCAGCCACTAGTTAAGCCTTTTGATATAGACATTGATATCCCTATTGTAAATATTGCTTTTTATCAAACGAATGAGACTCTTGTATATTCAGATTTTTTAAAAACTATTCAAGATCTTAAAATCAAAATTGCACAAATAGACAATGTTTCAAAAACAGACCTAAAAGGTGAACATAAACAACAATTCAATGTAGATGTTGATCTCAATAAGCTTAAAGGGTATCACCTTTCATTAGGACAAATTGTTCAAGCTATAAAAGCAATCTCTATCAAAGCTCCAAACGTAAATACTAATACAAAAGATAAAAAACTTGTCGTATTCGGTGTACAAAATGTTATTGAGAATATCGAAGATGTACAGAACATAATAGTTGCACAATATATGGGTTCTCCAATCTATCTCAAAGATGTTGCATCTGTAAAAGATGGAATCAATAACAATGATAAGCTCTCGGCTAAAATTACGCTGAATGATATAGAGGAAAAACGCTCATACTCCCAAATAACATTGACTATCTCAAAACTGGCAGGTTCAAATGCCGTATTTGTTGCAGATGACGTTAAGGCACTTCTTACTAAATATGACGAAAAATTAAAAACTCAAGGGATTGGATATACCATTACAAGAGATTACGGACAACGTGCAAACGAAGCGGTTAATGAGCTTGTAGAACATCTTATTATTACAATTGTAATTATTACCGTAATGCTTGTATTCTTCCTTGGATATAAAGAGAGTATGATCGTAATGTTTACGGTACCTGCAATTCTTGCAGCAACTCTTTTTGTTGCATATCTAAGTGGACAGACGATCAATAGAATGACTCTGTTTGCATTTTTACTCTCATTAGGTTTACTTGTAGATGCGGCCATCATCGTAATTGAAAACATCCATAGACATCTGCATGCACATAACAGTGACCATAAAGATATTGATACCTTAGTAGTAAAAGCAACTGATGAGATTGGAGCACCGACTAACGTTGCGACACTTGCAATTATCTTAACGATGGTGCCTATGGCATTTGTAGGAGGCATGATGGGTGCTTTTATGAAACCGATTCCTCTCAATGTTCCTGTAGCACTTATAGCTTCGTTAATAGTAGCCTATATCTTTACACCTTATTTAAGTAAAAAACTTTTAAAAATTAAAGATGACGGTGCACACCATCCAAAAGAAAACAATAAAGGGAGCCTCTAA
- the ppk2 gene encoding polyphosphate kinase 2 encodes MGKKNMVADELAEGSALEEIVHEDRRKSVTSKTKQDRRKSKKKKRVSVWVKEEVLEYESELKRLQIELLKMQNHVKDTGQKVLMIFEGRDAAGKGGTIKRITEHLNPRGARVVALDKPSDTEKTQWYFQRYAEHLPSAGEIVLFDRSWYNRAGVEPVMGFCTLEEHEEFLREVPEFEKMLVNSDIRIFKFYFSVSKGEQRKRFLKRKRDPLKQYKLSPVDLKSQKLWNKYTVAKFSMLMASHTSHAPWTVIRSDNKKKARINTIKHILSHFDYPNKIEQEELITDNEIKISAQDEIRLMEREMSLLSTKN; translated from the coding sequence ATGGGCAAAAAGAATATGGTTGCAGACGAATTGGCAGAAGGTTCGGCACTTGAAGAAATTGTCCATGAAGATCGCCGTAAATCAGTTACTTCCAAGACTAAACAAGACAGAAGAAAATCAAAAAAGAAAAAAAGAGTATCTGTTTGGGTAAAAGAAGAAGTTTTAGAGTACGAGAGTGAACTAAAAAGGCTTCAGATTGAACTTTTAAAGATGCAGAACCATGTCAAAGATACAGGGCAAAAAGTGCTTATGATCTTTGAAGGGCGTGATGCTGCCGGCAAAGGGGGTACAATAAAGCGTATTACTGAGCATCTAAATCCTCGTGGTGCCAGAGTTGTTGCCCTGGACAAACCGAGTGATACTGAAAAAACTCAATGGTATTTTCAGCGCTATGCAGAACATCTTCCATCTGCAGGTGAAATTGTTTTGTTCGATAGAAGCTGGTATAACCGGGCAGGTGTAGAACCAGTTATGGGCTTTTGTACTCTTGAAGAACACGAGGAGTTCTTACGTGAAGTACCGGAATTTGAAAAAATGTTAGTCAATTCAGATATCCGTATTTTTAAATTTTATTTTTCTGTTTCAAAAGGTGAACAGAGAAAAAGATTTCTAAAAAGAAAAAGAGATCCTCTCAAACAATACAAACTCTCTCCCGTTGATCTCAAATCACAAAAACTTTGGAACAAATATACAGTAGCGAAATTTTCCATGCTGATGGCATCACACACCTCTCATGCTCCGTGGACAGTAATACGTTCAGACAATAAGAAAAAAGCAAGAATCAATACCATAAAACATATTCTCAGTCATTTCGATTATCCAAATAAAATAGAGCAAGAAGAACTCATTACCGACAATGAAATCAAAATTTCAGCCCAAGACGAAATCAGGCTCATGGAAAGAGAAATGAGTTTACTAAGCACTAAAAATTAA
- a CDS encoding type III pantothenate kinase gives MLLCDIGNTSYHFNNSTQDFKHSVKDFNPASITEKVFFISVNVQSKQKLQILDNWIDLEQFIDRSKYYETMGIDRIVALASVTNAVVIDAGSAITVDVVKKGSFEGGFIYPGMRAMQECYKNISSALDYSFNFELDLGKMAKNSQDAISYGYLKPFVDEIKSKNLPIILTGGDASEFKKLFPDAILDQELIFNGMKKIITKAGLC, from the coding sequence ATGCTTCTTTGTGATATCGGAAATACCTCTTACCATTTTAATAACTCTACACAGGATTTTAAACACTCTGTAAAAGACTTTAATCCTGCATCTATTACCGAGAAAGTTTTTTTTATCTCCGTAAATGTCCAAAGCAAACAAAAACTGCAAATACTTGATAACTGGATCGATTTAGAACAGTTTATCGACCGCTCAAAATATTATGAAACAATGGGTATTGACCGCATCGTTGCTCTTGCTTCTGTAACTAATGCAGTTGTAATTGATGCAGGCAGTGCGATTACTGTTGATGTGGTAAAAAAAGGTAGTTTTGAAGGTGGTTTTATCTATCCGGGTATGAGAGCGATGCAGGAATGTTACAAAAATATCTCTTCTGCACTCGATTACTCATTTAACTTTGAGCTAGATTTGGGTAAAATGGCGAAAAATTCTCAAGACGCGATCAGTTACGGGTATCTCAAACCATTTGTTGATGAGATAAAAAGTAAAAATTTACCGATTATTTTAACTGGTGGAGACGCGTCAGAGTTTAAAAAACTATTTCCCGATGCCATACTCGATCAAGAGTTGATTTTTAACGGGATGAAAAAGATTATAACAAAGGCTGGTTTATGCTAA
- a CDS encoding cytochrome-c peroxidase, with the protein MKKLLLLSVAVASSLMANTVAQEAKDAGLAPIPSDKKALMKLIDNPNNPITDAKVELGKQLYFDPRLSKSGFISCNSCHNLSEGGDDGLEAAIGHKWTVNPHHLNSPTVYNSVFNSIQFWDGRSPHLEDQAQGPMQAAPEMAATKEHVAAVVSSMPEYVSAFKKIYGDDVKIDLAKVADTIAVFERTLVTPSRYDDFLNGDAKALTNAEQEGLKTFIQVGCTTCHTGVGLGGELNVFNAVNTYKYNNVGDFKGDANGMVRVPTLRNITQTGPYFHNGMMKTLPAAIKEMGRVQLGLDLSDKQVSEIETFLKALDGRKPAITMPILPASTDKTPLPDIN; encoded by the coding sequence ATGAAAAAGTTACTATTATTATCTGTAGCAGTTGCAAGTTCTTTAATGGCAAATACTGTAGCACAAGAAGCAAAAGATGCTGGTTTAGCACCAATTCCAAGTGATAAAAAAGCACTTATGAAACTGATTGACAATCCAAACAACCCTATTACGGATGCAAAAGTTGAACTTGGTAAACAACTTTATTTTGATCCAAGACTATCTAAAAGTGGTTTTATCTCTTGTAATTCTTGTCACAATTTAAGTGAAGGTGGTGATGACGGTTTAGAAGCTGCTATTGGTCATAAATGGACAGTAAATCCACACCATTTAAATTCTCCAACTGTATATAACTCTGTATTTAACTCTATTCAATTCTGGGATGGAAGAAGCCCACACTTAGAAGACCAAGCGCAAGGTCCTATGCAAGCAGCCCCTGAAATGGCAGCAACAAAAGAACATGTTGCAGCAGTTGTAAGTTCTATGCCAGAATATGTAAGTGCATTTAAAAAAATCTACGGAGATGATGTAAAAATTGATCTGGCAAAAGTAGCAGATACTATTGCTGTATTTGAAAGAACTCTGGTAACTCCATCTAGATATGACGACTTTTTAAACGGTGATGCCAAAGCACTTACAAACGCAGAACAAGAAGGATTAAAAACTTTTATCCAAGTTGGTTGTACAACATGTCACACTGGTGTAGGACTTGGTGGAGAATTAAATGTATTTAACGCTGTAAACACTTACAAATACAATAATGTAGGTGACTTTAAAGGTGATGCAAATGGTATGGTAAGAGTACCGACACTTAGAAATATTACACAAACTGGACCATATTTTCATAATGGTATGATGAAAACATTACCTGCAGCAATTAAAGAGATGGGTAGAGTTCAATTAGGTTTAGATCTTTCAGACAAACAAGTAAGTGAAATTGAGACTTTCTTAAAAGCTTTAGACGGAAGAAAACCGGCTATAACAATGCCAATTTTACCAGCTTCTACTGATAAAACTCCACTACCGGATATTAACTAA
- a CDS encoding lysophospholipid acyltransferase family protein: MFKDLGKYLFMIKLGYKYIGIFKKTFFHPFISQKYAYEELSKSRQAYSNKVLEFLNIKVEIDGELPKEDKILYAINHRSLLDIIVMENIFSRYNKNGTWIAKQELFDSFYGKFFEYSGCISVDLETKKGLISFFKTIKNTFNKVDNMNLYIFPEGERYKSEGIKEFQSGAEKIAKANNLKVVPVYINDQLEKVFQASPFEDTYIVKVHIGDVVDYQNLEEKYLSHYKTSLEKGL, encoded by the coding sequence ATGTTTAAAGATCTTGGCAAATACTTATTTATGATAAAGCTTGGGTACAAGTATATCGGTATATTTAAGAAAACTTTTTTTCATCCTTTTATCTCACAAAAGTATGCTTACGAAGAACTCTCAAAATCACGCCAAGCATATTCAAATAAAGTTTTAGAATTTTTAAATATCAAAGTAGAGATTGACGGTGAACTTCCAAAAGAGGATAAGATCCTTTATGCTATCAACCACCGTTCACTGCTTGACATCATCGTAATGGAAAACATTTTTTCAAGATATAACAAAAACGGCACATGGATCGCAAAACAGGAACTTTTCGACAGCTTTTACGGAAAGTTTTTCGAATATAGCGGCTGTATCAGTGTTGATCTTGAAACTAAAAAAGGGTTAATAAGTTTTTTTAAAACTATCAAAAATACTTTTAACAAAGTAGACAATATGAACCTTTATATCTTCCCTGAAGGTGAAAGATATAAATCAGAAGGTATTAAAGAGTTTCAAAGCGGTGCTGAAAAAATTGCAAAAGCTAACAACTTAAAAGTAGTTCCCGTATATATTAACGATCAGCTTGAAAAAGTTTTTCAAGCTTCTCCATTTGAAGATACATACATAGTTAAAGTACATATCGGTGATGTAGTGGATTATCAAAACTTAGAAGAGAAATATCTATCTCACTATAAAACATCATTAGAAAAAGGTTTATAA
- the pdxA gene encoding 4-hydroxythreonine-4-phosphate dehydrogenase: MKPKIAISIGDLNGVGLEIALKSHKAISQFCSPVYCISYTMLHQGAKLLNHELPEDLQLHEIDGEFTIEAGQVSKESGLYSYNSFMEAIKLCENKQADAVVTMPIHKEAWKLAGLDFVGHTDLLRKHFNQEAIMMLGCPEMFVALFTEHMPLKEVPSHITYEKISRFLFDLQKSLGDKQVAVLGLNPHAGDNGVLGSEEREIEKAIAHVNTTLDKELFHGCIVPDIAFTPSFRKNFNYYVAMYHDQGLAPLKALYFDESVNISLNLPIIRTSVDHGTAFDIAYQNKAQNLSYINAIKSALNFINN; this comes from the coding sequence ATGAAACCAAAAATTGCGATCTCCATTGGGGATCTTAACGGCGTAGGTCTGGAAATTGCCTTAAAATCTCACAAGGCAATCTCACAATTTTGTTCCCCTGTTTACTGTATCAGCTACACAATGCTGCATCAAGGTGCGAAACTTCTTAACCATGAACTCCCAGAGGATCTGCAACTTCACGAAATCGATGGAGAGTTTACTATTGAAGCAGGACAAGTAAGTAAAGAGAGTGGTCTATACTCCTATAACTCTTTTATGGAAGCTATCAAACTTTGTGAAAACAAACAAGCCGATGCAGTCGTGACCATGCCTATCCATAAAGAAGCTTGGAAACTTGCAGGACTTGATTTTGTAGGTCATACCGACCTGCTCCGCAAACACTTCAACCAAGAAGCTATAATGATGCTTGGATGCCCTGAGATGTTTGTAGCACTCTTTACGGAGCATATGCCGTTAAAAGAGGTACCTTCTCATATTACTTACGAAAAAATATCGCGGTTTCTTTTTGATCTGCAAAAAAGTTTGGGAGATAAACAAGTAGCAGTTCTAGGGCTAAATCCTCATGCAGGAGATAACGGTGTACTCGGGAGTGAAGAACGTGAGATTGAAAAAGCTATTGCTCATGTAAATACAACTTTAGATAAAGAATTGTTTCATGGATGTATCGTTCCAGACATTGCATTTACGCCCTCATTTAGAAAAAACTTTAACTACTATGTAGCAATGTATCATGATCAAGGCTTAGCACCTCTAAAAGCACTTTACTTTGATGAAAGTGTCAATATATCACTCAATCTTCCAATTATTAGAACATCCGTAGATCACGGTACTGCTTTTGATATAGCCTACCAAAACAAGGCACAAAACCTTAGTTATATCAATGCAATAAAATCTGCATTAAACTTTATAAATAATTAA
- a CDS encoding DUF4395 family protein, with protein MSVCPLNFEKVDANVTRFSALFVAALVGLYLYTHNVFILYFLIFDFVMKLFLNRGISPISMLAEFFKGLFNIKDKLVDGGAKRLAGLFGFLFVLLLLVTHYFDLWSVSLGIAIIFLSCSLLDVFFGFCIACNIYFIIKKIYPNFMNNL; from the coding sequence ATGTCTGTTTGTCCATTGAATTTTGAAAAAGTTGATGCTAATGTAACAAGATTTTCTGCATTATTTGTTGCTGCTTTAGTTGGACTTTATCTTTATACTCATAATGTTTTTATACTCTATTTTTTAATTTTCGATTTTGTTATGAAACTTTTTTTAAACCGTGGTATTTCACCTATCAGTATGTTGGCAGAATTTTTTAAAGGCTTATTCAATATAAAAGACAAACTTGTAGACGGTGGTGCAAAGCGTTTAGCAGGTTTATTTGGTTTCTTATTTGTATTGTTATTACTTGTAACACACTATTTTGATTTATGGAGTGTCTCTTTAGGGATAGCAATCATTTTTCTTTCATGCTCTTTACTAGATGTATTTTTTGGTTTTTGTATAGCATGTAACATATACTTCATTATTAAAAAAATCTATCCAAATTTTATGAATAACCTATAG
- a CDS encoding pyridoxine 5'-phosphate synthase, with protein MKLGVNIDHVAVLREAREVNDPDILQALYVACQNGADQITIHLREDRRHIQDIDVKNIMMLSKVPVNLECSINKEIIDIVCENKPHRATLVPEKRQEVTTEGGLDLFSNETYVKYAIDKLNAAEIPVSLFVDPSIEAMKKSKELGAQMVELHTGHFANLFAMLNSALPYSNHSVKELELSRSELEKGLQQEIEKIKEAAKLANELGLEVAAGHGLNYHNVDNMVNIPEIIELNIGQSIIARSVFTGLDKAVQEMKRLTSR; from the coding sequence ATGAAATTAGGTGTAAATATTGACCATGTTGCCGTACTTCGTGAAGCTAGAGAGGTAAACGATCCAGATATTTTACAAGCACTTTACGTTGCTTGTCAAAACGGAGCGGATCAAATTACAATTCATCTTAGAGAAGACAGACGCCATATTCAAGATATAGATGTTAAAAATATCATGATGCTCTCAAAAGTACCTGTGAATCTAGAGTGTTCTATCAATAAAGAGATTATCGATATTGTATGTGAGAACAAACCGCACCGTGCGACACTCGTACCCGAAAAACGTCAAGAGGTAACTACTGAAGGCGGTTTAGATCTTTTCAGTAATGAAACATATGTAAAGTATGCAATCGATAAACTAAATGCAGCAGAGATTCCTGTTTCACTTTTTGTAGACCCAAGCATAGAAGCTATGAAAAAATCTAAAGAGTTAGGTGCACAAATGGTAGAGTTACATACCGGTCACTTTGCAAATCTTTTTGCAATGCTAAACTCTGCACTTCCATACTCTAACCACTCAGTCAAAGAGTTAGAGCTTTCACGTTCTGAACTTGAAAAAGGACTGCAACAAGAGATCGAAAAAATTAAAGAAGCTGCAAAACTTGCAAATGAGCTTGGTTTAGAGGTAGCTGCAGGACACGGACTAAACTATCATAACGTAGATAATATGGTAAATATTCCGGAAATTATTGAGCTTAACATCGGTCAAAGTATTATTGCACGCAGTGTTTTTACTGGTCTTGATAAAGCTGTACAAGAGATGAAAAGACTCACAAGCAGATGA
- a CDS encoding efflux RND transporter periplasmic adaptor subunit, whose product MKKTILLITLTASLFAEMLTLSGSVISDNQKMITSRFMGFVTNVTVSEGDRVKKNQLLYTIDSREIDSAKRQAEAALQMYKNQYENVIINLERHKKLYAQDMVAKYKVEELELAAKNLQDMINIAQARLQEVENQYQYLRIKAPNDGVVISKSIKVGEMAIPGMPAIVLSDLSNLKVEIEIAEQDMKSVYVGKKVSVEIPSLGLQMIGKISAIIPSSNPMTHTFKVKISLLSKNKNIYPGMYATIGIEVK is encoded by the coding sequence ATGAAAAAAACCATACTACTTATCACACTTACGGCATCTTTATTTGCTGAAATGTTAACACTGTCCGGAAGTGTGATTTCAGACAATCAAAAGATGATTACAAGCCGTTTTATGGGCTTTGTTACAAATGTAACTGTAAGTGAAGGTGATAGAGTAAAGAAAAACCAACTCCTTTATACAATTGATTCTCGTGAAATCGATTCGGCAAAACGTCAAGCAGAAGCTGCACTGCAAATGTATAAAAATCAATACGAAAATGTAATTATCAATCTAGAACGTCATAAAAAACTTTATGCACAAGATATGGTTGCAAAATATAAAGTTGAAGAGCTTGAACTGGCTGCAAAAAATTTACAAGATATGATTAATATCGCTCAAGCAAGACTTCAAGAGGTTGAAAACCAATACCAATACTTAAGAATTAAAGCACCTAATGACGGTGTTGTTATTTCTAAAAGCATCAAAGTCGGTGAAATGGCTATCCCTGGTATGCCGGCTATTGTACTTTCAGATCTAAGTAACTTAAAAGTAGAAATAGAAATTGCAGAACAAGATATGAAAAGTGTATACGTTGGGAAAAAAGTAAGTGTAGAAATACCATCTTTAGGTCTTCAAATGATAGGAAAAATCTCAGCAATCATTCCAAGTTCAAACCCTATGACACATACTTTCAAAGTAAAAATTTCTTTACTAAGCAAAAACAAAAATATCTATCCCGGTATGTATGCTACAATCGGTATTGAGGTAAAATAG
- the hisG gene encoding ATP phosphoribosyltransferase, whose amino-acid sequence MLTVALPKGRIAKETLEIFETIFGDSFKFDDRKLILDTPKFRFLLVRNQDVATYVYHQAADIGVVGLDTLEEQGLDVVRLLDLRRGVCKVAIGMKKGEKLDLTKPELKVASKMVNITKKYFEERAVSVEIIKLYGSIELAPLIGLADMIVDIVETGTTMKQNGLEVVQDIMTSSTYLIANKNSYVAKKDEVLDIYEKINKVIKAEQNA is encoded by the coding sequence ATGCTAACAGTTGCACTTCCAAAAGGTCGTATAGCAAAAGAAACACTAGAGATTTTTGAAACTATTTTTGGAGACAGTTTCAAATTTGACGATAGAAAACTTATTTTAGATACTCCAAAATTTCGCTTTTTACTTGTAAGAAATCAAGATGTTGCAACATATGTTTATCATCAAGCGGCAGATATCGGTGTAGTTGGACTAGACACTTTAGAAGAGCAGGGGCTTGACGTTGTTCGTCTGCTTGATCTAAGACGCGGTGTTTGTAAAGTGGCTATAGGGATGAAAAAGGGTGAGAAGTTAGACCTGACAAAGCCTGAGTTAAAAGTAGCATCTAAAATGGTAAACATCACGAAAAAATACTTTGAAGAACGTGCTGTAAGTGTTGAAATAATCAAACTTTACGGTTCGATTGAACTTGCACCGCTTATCGGTTTAGCTGATATGATTGTAGATATTGTTGAAACAGGCACTACAATGAAGCAAAACGGTTTAGAAGTTGTTCAAGATATTATGACAAGTTCGACTTATCTAATCGCAAATAAAAACTCTTATGTTGCAAAAAAAGATGAAGTTTTAGATATCTATGAGAAGATCAATAAAGTAATTAAAGCTGAGCAAAACGCTTAA
- a CDS encoding class I SAM-dependent methyltransferase: protein MTNLDLYAKAEHLLGIEEATEALYDLYRSELEDYKVKTLLDVGCGRGGFMRRMISDGVQCKGVDLSQFMIDECKEQGLDAECIDVSEVEGTYDAVVSIFDVLNFMDKEALTKFLDAIALKLNDDGIFIADINTIYGFKDVAEGSMSNDSDDEFLSVDAIFENNELHTKFTLFEKNEDGRYTKYQDTIVQYFHKIKFFQNLTSLKLVDKQTFSLYDTEDKTLLIFKKR from the coding sequence ATGACAAATTTAGACCTATATGCAAAGGCTGAACACCTTTTAGGGATTGAAGAAGCAACAGAAGCACTTTATGATCTGTACCGTTCGGAATTAGAAGATTATAAGGTAAAAACACTTTTAGATGTAGGCTGTGGACGCGGCGGTTTTATGCGTCGTATGATTAGTGATGGTGTACAATGTAAAGGTGTTGATTTAAGTCAGTTCATGATAGATGAATGTAAAGAACAAGGCTTAGATGCAGAGTGTATTGACGTGAGTGAAGTTGAAGGCACGTATGACGCAGTCGTAAGTATTTTTGACGTACTTAACTTTATGGATAAAGAAGCACTGACAAAGTTTTTAGATGCAATAGCGCTTAAACTCAATGATGACGGAATATTTATCGCCGATATCAATACTATCTACGGCTTTAAAGATGTTGCAGAAGGTTCAATGAGTAATGATAGTGACGATGAGTTCTTAAGTGTTGATGCCATTTTTGAAAACAATGAACTCCATACAAAATTTACACTGTTTGAAAAAAATGAAGATGGAAGATATACAAAGTATCAAGATACGATTGTTCAGTACTTTCATAAAATAAAATTCTTTCAAAACCTCACATCATTGAAATTAGTTGACAAACAAACTTTCTCACTTTACGATACAGAAGATAAGACACTTTTAATCTTTAAAAAGCGATAA